The proteins below come from a single Aegilops tauschii subsp. strangulata cultivar AL8/78 chromosome 6, Aet v6.0, whole genome shotgun sequence genomic window:
- the LOC109758938 gene encoding WD repeat-containing protein LWD1, with amino-acid sequence MGGGGAAGDGDGWADQDQGNGGSRGGGEAKRSEIYTYEAGWHIYGMNWSVRRDKKYRLAIASLLEQLVNRVEVVQLDESTGDIAPVLSFDHPFPPTKSMFVPDPQGLRPDLLATSADLLRIWRITDDDAAAPGAADSNNGSVRCNGVGGPAGQQPGVKLCCELNGNRNSDFCGPLTSFDWNDADPRRIGTSSIDTTCTIWDVEREVVDTQLIAHDKEVYDIAWGGAGVFASVSADGSVRVFDLRDKEHSTIIYESSSGGGSNSAATDGGAVLPTPLVRLGWNKQDPRYMATIIMDSPKVVVLDIRYPTLPVVELHRHHAPVNAIAWAPHSSCHICTAGDDSQALIWDLSSMGTGNNSGGNGNGNGNAAAAAAAEGGLDPILAYTAGAEVEQLQWSATQPDWVAIVFANKLQILRV; translated from the coding sequence atgggcggcggcggcgcagccgGGGATGGAGATGGGTGGGCGGATCAGGACCAGGGCAACGGCGGGAGCCGCGGCGGGGGTGAGGCGAAGCGGTCGGAGATCTATACCTACGAGGCCGGGTGGCACATCTACGGTATGAACTGGAGCGTGCGGCGGGACAAGAAGTACCGACTCGCCATCGCAAGTCTTCTCGAGCAGCTCGTCAATCGCGTGGAGGTGGTCCAGCTCGACGAGTCCACAGGTGACATCGCCCCCGTGCTCTCCTTCGACCACCCTTTCCCTCCCACCAAGTCCATGTTCGTCCCGGACCCCCAAGGCCTCCGCCCCGATCTGCTTGCCACCTCTGCAGACCTCCTTCGCATATGGCGCATCACGGACGACGACGCCGCTGCCCCGGGCGCTGCCGACTCCAACAATGGCTCCGTCCGCTGCAACGGCGTGGGGGGCCCCGCTGGTCAGCAGCCGGGCGTCAAGCTGTGCTGCGAGCTCAACGGCAACCGCAACAGCGACTTCTGCGGCCCGCTCACCTCCTTTGACTGGAACGACGCCGACCCACGCCGCATCGGAACATCATCCATCGATACCACTTGCACCATCTGGGACGTTGAACGTGAGGTAGTCGACACCCAGCTCATAGCCCACGACAAAGAGGTCTATGACATAGCCTGGGGTGGCGCTGGTGTCTTTGCATCTGTTTCTGCGGATGGCTCGGTCCGCGTGTTTGATCTTCGGGATAAGGAGCATTCCACAATCATCTATGAGAGTAGTTCTGGCGGCGGCTCCAATTCTGCTGCTACGGATGGTGGGGCTGTGTTGCCGACACCATTGGTTAGGCTGGGGTGGAACAAGCAGGACCCAAGGTATATGGCAACAATCATCATGGATAGCCCCAAGGTGGTCGTGCTTGACATTCGCTACCCAACGCTGCCTGTCGTTGAACTCCACCGCCATCATGCTCCTGTGAATGCAATCGCATGGGCGCCTCACTCTTCTTGCCACATTTGCACAGCTGGGGATGACTCGCAAGCACTGATATGGGACCTCTCCTCCATGGGCACGGGGAACAATAGCGGAGGCAATggaaatggaaatggcaatgctGCTGCAGCTGCAGCAGCAGAGGGTGGTCTTGACCCTATATTGGCTTACACTGCAGGGGCGGAGGTGGAGCAGCTGCAGTGGTCAGCTACCCAGCCTGACTGGGTTGCCATTGTATTCGCCAATAAACTGCAGATTCTCAGGGTCTGA